One Dietzia sp. JS16-p6b genomic window carries:
- the thrC gene encoding threonine synthase — MSSTHQPVHHRWPGLIEAYRDRLPIGDTWETVTLFEGGTPLLPAPYLSGVTGCEVYLKVEGLNPTGSFKDRGMTMAVTDARARGQKAVLCASTGNTSASAAAYATRAGMSCAVLIPQGKIAAGKLAQAVMHGATIIQVDGNFDDCLELARKTTATYAEIGLVNSVNPVRIEGQKTAAFEIVDVLGRAPDLHFLPVGNAGNITAYWKGYSEYHADGIISTRPRMMGVQAAGAAPLVDGAPVKNPETIATAIRIGAPASWDGAVAARDQSGGTFRKRTDEQILEAYRTVAGKDGVYVEPASAASVAGLLDAHANGELEPGQTIVCTVTGNGLKDPDTALLGMPDVEAIPVDPSAVAGALGLE; from the coding sequence ATGAGCAGCACCCATCAGCCAGTTCACCACCGCTGGCCCGGTCTCATCGAGGCCTACCGCGACCGGCTCCCGATCGGAGACACCTGGGAGACGGTGACGCTCTTCGAGGGCGGGACCCCGCTCCTGCCGGCCCCCTACCTCTCCGGGGTGACCGGGTGCGAGGTGTACCTCAAGGTGGAGGGCCTCAACCCGACGGGCTCGTTCAAGGACCGCGGGATGACGATGGCCGTCACCGACGCCAGGGCGCGCGGTCAGAAGGCGGTGCTGTGCGCCTCGACCGGCAACACGTCCGCCTCGGCCGCCGCCTATGCGACCAGAGCCGGGATGAGCTGCGCGGTGCTCATCCCGCAGGGCAAGATCGCGGCCGGGAAGCTGGCGCAGGCCGTCATGCACGGGGCCACGATCATCCAGGTCGACGGCAACTTCGACGACTGCCTGGAACTGGCCCGCAAGACCACCGCGACCTACGCGGAGATCGGCCTGGTCAACTCGGTCAACCCCGTGCGGATCGAGGGCCAGAAGACCGCCGCGTTCGAGATCGTCGACGTGCTCGGGCGGGCCCCCGACCTGCACTTCCTGCCTGTCGGTAACGCGGGCAACATCACCGCGTACTGGAAGGGATACAGCGAGTACCACGCGGACGGCATCATCTCGACCCGCCCCCGGATGATGGGGGTGCAGGCTGCCGGTGCGGCGCCGCTGGTGGACGGCGCGCCGGTCAAGAACCCCGAGACCATCGCCACCGCCATCCGCATCGGCGCGCCGGCGTCCTGGGACGGCGCCGTCGCCGCCCGCGACCAGTCCGGCGGCACGTTCCGTAAGCGCACCGACGAGCAGATCCTCGAGGCCTACCGCACCGTCGCGGGTAAGGACGGCGTGTACGTGGAGCCCGCCTCCGCGGCGTCGGTCGCGGGTCTGCTCGACGCCCACGCCAACGGGGAGCTCGAGCCCGGGCAGACGATCGTCTGCACCGTCACCGGCAACGGGCTCAAGGATCCGGACACCGCCCTGTTGGGTATGCCGGACGTGGAGGCCATCCCGGTGGATCCCTCCGCCGTCGCCGGCGCCCTCGGACTGGAATGA
- a CDS encoding homoserine dehydrogenase — MSDATASGVRPVGVAVLGMGTVGTEVIRYMTENAEALASRIGAPLVLRGVAVRDLSRDRGIDPELLTADPSSLVSRDDVDVVVELMGGIDVPRPLLLEALGNGKAVVTANKALLAEYTDELAEAADSTRSDLYFEAAVAGAIPVIGPLRRSMAGDQVQRVLGIVNGTTNYILSAMGSTGADYAETLAEASRLGYAEADPTADVEGYDAAAKAAILASIAFHSRVTAGDVYREGISRITPDDFASARDMDCTIKLLAICEKLQREDGSEAVSARVYPALLPDSHPLATVNGAFNAVVVEAEAAGRLMFYGQGAGGSPTASAVLGDMVAAARNKVDAGRAPGESTYAALPVASMDEVSTRYHVRMRVADKPGVLALVAAEFSRHGVSIAQVRQTEVEFPESELDDAEPTAELTVLTHRASERALADTVAALSDQDAVSVITSVIRLEGVDTE; from the coding sequence GTGAGCGACGCAACGGCGTCAGGCGTGCGACCCGTGGGGGTGGCTGTGCTCGGAATGGGCACCGTCGGTACCGAGGTCATCCGCTACATGACGGAGAACGCGGAGGCGCTCGCCTCCCGGATCGGGGCTCCGCTCGTCCTGCGGGGTGTCGCGGTGCGCGACCTGTCCCGCGACCGCGGGATCGACCCCGAGCTGCTGACGGCGGATCCGTCCTCGCTCGTCTCGCGGGACGACGTCGACGTCGTCGTGGAACTGATGGGCGGTATCGACGTACCGCGTCCCCTGCTGCTGGAGGCGCTCGGGAACGGCAAGGCCGTGGTCACCGCCAACAAGGCCCTGCTCGCCGAGTACACCGACGAACTGGCGGAGGCGGCGGACTCGACCCGCTCCGACCTGTACTTCGAGGCGGCCGTGGCCGGCGCGATCCCGGTGATCGGGCCTCTGCGGCGTTCCATGGCGGGTGACCAGGTCCAGCGGGTCCTCGGGATCGTCAACGGGACGACCAACTACATCCTCTCCGCGATGGGGTCCACGGGCGCCGACTACGCCGAGACCCTCGCCGAGGCCTCCCGGCTCGGATACGCGGAGGCCGACCCCACGGCGGACGTCGAGGGATACGACGCGGCGGCCAAGGCCGCGATCCTGGCCTCGATCGCGTTCCACAGCCGCGTCACGGCGGGCGACGTCTACCGGGAGGGCATCTCCCGGATCACGCCCGACGATTTCGCGTCGGCCCGCGACATGGACTGCACGATCAAACTCCTGGCGATCTGCGAGAAGCTGCAGCGGGAGGACGGCAGCGAGGCCGTCTCGGCGCGCGTCTACCCGGCGCTGCTGCCCGACAGCCATCCGCTCGCCACCGTCAACGGCGCCTTCAACGCAGTCGTGGTCGAGGCGGAGGCGGCAGGTCGGCTCATGTTCTACGGGCAGGGTGCCGGTGGATCCCCGACCGCGTCCGCCGTCCTCGGGGACATGGTCGCCGCGGCCCGGAACAAGGTCGACGCGGGCCGGGCGCCGGGGGAGTCGACGTACGCGGCGCTGCCGGTGGCGTCGATGGACGAGGTCTCCACCCGCTATCACGTACGGATGCGTGTGGCCGACAAGCCCGGCGTCCTGGCTCTGGTCGCCGCCGAGTTCTCGCGCCACGGGGTGTCCATCGCCCAGGTCCGGCAGACCGAGGTCGAGTTCCCCGAGTCCGAGCTGGACGATGCCGAGCCCACCGCGGAGCTCACCGTCCTGACCCACCGAGCCTCGGAGCGCGCGCTCGCGGACACGGTGGCAGCGCTCTCAGACCAGGACGCGGTCTCGGTCATCACCAGCGTCATCCGACTCGAGGGAGTGGACACAGAATGA
- the argS gene encoding arginine--tRNA ligase, which yields MTPADLAAVIRAALLTVLSERGADISVVPDTVTVERPRNPDHGDYATNVALQLAKKVGAAPRELAQEIATALAADPGVASAEIAGPGFLNIRLDSGAQGALVASVIEQGESYGTGEAMAGRRVNLEFVSANPTGPIHLGGTRWAAVGDALGRVLEASGAQVTREYYFNDHGAQIDRFSRSLLAAARGDATPEDGYAGAYIEDIAARVVADHPDVLQQPEDEALETFRATGVDLMFTHIKASLAEFGTVFDVYTHENSMFTSGAVDRAIEVLKGNGNLYESEGAWWLRSTDFGDDKDRVVLKSDGNAAYIAGDIAYFLDKRDRGFDLCIYMLGADHHGYIARLKAAAAALGDDPAAIEVLIGQMVSLVRDGVPVKMSKRAGTVITLDDLVEAIGVDAARYALIRSSVDQTMDIDLQLWASATNDNPVFYVQYAHARLCSLARNAADLGVTTDAADLALLVEDREGALIRTIGEFPRVVASAAELREPHRVARYLEELAGAYHRFYDTCRVLPMGDEEPGPLHAARLALSTATRQTLANGLRLIGVTAPEKM from the coding sequence GTGACTCCTGCCGACCTCGCCGCCGTCATCCGTGCCGCGCTACTGACCGTTCTCTCCGAGCGCGGAGCCGACATCTCGGTGGTGCCGGACACGGTGACCGTCGAACGTCCGCGCAATCCGGACCACGGTGACTACGCGACCAACGTCGCACTGCAGTTGGCGAAGAAGGTCGGCGCCGCGCCGCGGGAGCTGGCCCAGGAGATCGCCACCGCGCTCGCCGCGGATCCCGGCGTGGCGTCGGCGGAGATCGCCGGTCCCGGATTCCTCAACATCCGCCTCGACTCCGGAGCCCAGGGGGCGCTCGTGGCCTCGGTCATCGAGCAGGGTGAGTCGTACGGCACCGGCGAGGCGATGGCCGGCCGCCGGGTGAACCTCGAGTTCGTCTCGGCGAACCCGACCGGCCCCATCCACCTGGGCGGCACGCGGTGGGCGGCGGTCGGTGACGCCCTCGGGCGCGTCCTCGAGGCGTCCGGCGCGCAGGTGACGCGCGAGTACTACTTCAACGATCACGGTGCCCAGATCGACCGGTTCAGCCGGTCACTGCTCGCCGCCGCCCGCGGCGACGCGACGCCGGAGGACGGGTACGCGGGTGCGTACATCGAGGACATCGCCGCGCGCGTGGTCGCCGACCACCCGGACGTGCTCCAGCAGCCGGAGGACGAGGCCCTGGAGACCTTCCGGGCTACCGGTGTCGACCTGATGTTCACGCACATCAAGGCCTCGCTCGCCGAGTTCGGCACGGTCTTCGACGTCTACACCCACGAGAACTCCATGTTCACCTCCGGTGCCGTGGACCGGGCGATCGAGGTGCTCAAGGGCAACGGCAACCTGTACGAGTCCGAGGGCGCCTGGTGGCTCCGCTCCACGGACTTCGGTGACGACAAGGACCGCGTGGTCCTCAAGTCCGACGGCAACGCGGCCTACATCGCCGGCGATATCGCGTACTTCCTCGACAAGCGGGACCGCGGGTTCGACCTGTGCATCTACATGCTCGGCGCCGACCACCACGGGTACATCGCACGGCTCAAGGCAGCGGCGGCGGCGCTCGGCGACGATCCCGCGGCGATCGAGGTCCTCATCGGTCAGATGGTCAGCCTCGTACGGGACGGTGTCCCGGTCAAGATGAGCAAGCGCGCGGGGACGGTGATCACGCTCGACGACCTGGTGGAGGCGATCGGCGTCGACGCCGCGCGGTACGCGCTCATCCGCTCCTCGGTGGACCAGACCATGGACATCGATCTGCAACTGTGGGCGTCGGCGACCAACGACAACCCGGTCTTCTACGTCCAATACGCGCACGCCCGCCTGTGCTCCCTGGCCCGGAACGCGGCCGACCTGGGGGTCACGACCGACGCGGCCGACCTCGCGCTCCTGGTCGAGGACCGCGAGGGTGCCCTCATCAGGACCATCGGTGAGTTCCCCAGGGTCGTGGCGAGTGCCGCCGAACTGCGGGAGCCGCACAGGGTCGCCAGGTATCTGGAGGAGCTCGCGGGTGCCTACCACCGCTTCTACGACACGTGTCGTGTCCTGCCGATGGGTGACGAGGAGCCCGGCCCGCTCCACGCCGCCCGGCTCGCGCTCAGCACGGCCACCCGGCAGACCCTGGCCAACGGCCTGCGGCTGATCGGCGTCACCGCCCCGGAGAAGATGTGA
- the rho gene encoding transcription termination factor Rho translates to MTSTETHSTPPQGAALAAMRLADLKSLAQQMGLKGLSGKRKSDLVAMIDAARGGRSQAAAQSSPAQSSPARTPAESTPAAAADTAPGQDGQEAAEGQKAATGRRAGGGQRTGGQAKNVDQDARRDEGQSRGDGQDPGDRDRRDEAARGGGQAQNQQQGQNPQESQNQGTRQRRGGQHRDEQQSGRQDQGQSGRDNQGRENQGRDNQGRDNQGRDNQGRDQQGGRGRGRDQQGGDSGNPRNQGNQGNQGGDSGPRGDGQNRDDDDGSGRGRRSRRRRERNRGGGGGRPQEGETEVRDDDVLQPVAGILDVLDNYAFVRTSGYLAGSNDVYVSMNMIRKYGLRRGDAITGAVKMPRDGQGDAQNDGSGGGQGGGRGGGQGGKNRAKFNPLARIDSVNGGPPEDARNRPEFGKLTPLYPNQRLRLETEKNVLSTRVIDLIMPIGKGQRALIVSPPKAGKTTILQNIANSIAINNPECHLMVVLVDERPEEVTDMQRSVNGEVIASTFDRPPSDHTQVAELAIERAKRLVEMGQDVVVLLDSITRLGRAYNNSSPASGRILSGGVDSTALYPPKRFLGAARNIENGGSLTIISTAMVETGSAGDTVIFEEFKGTGNAELKLDRRIAERRVFPAVDVGPSGTRKEELLMTPEEAGVMHKLRRVLSGLDSHQAIDLLMSQLRKTNTNYEFLLQVAKTTPTLPQDEE, encoded by the coding sequence GTGACCTCGACGGAAACCCACTCCACACCTCCGCAGGGGGCTGCACTGGCAGCCATGCGTCTGGCGGACCTCAAGTCTCTCGCCCAGCAGATGGGCCTCAAGGGGCTGTCAGGTAAGCGCAAGAGCGATCTGGTGGCGATGATCGACGCCGCCCGCGGTGGACGGTCCCAGGCTGCCGCCCAGTCCTCGCCCGCCCAGTCCTCGCCCGCCCGGACTCCCGCCGAGTCCACGCCGGCCGCGGCTGCGGACACCGCCCCCGGGCAGGACGGCCAGGAGGCCGCGGAGGGGCAGAAGGCCGCTACCGGACGGAGGGCCGGGGGTGGTCAGAGGACCGGGGGACAGGCGAAGAACGTGGATCAGGATGCCCGCCGCGACGAAGGTCAGAGCCGCGGCGACGGGCAGGACCCGGGCGATCGTGACCGTCGGGACGAGGCTGCCCGCGGCGGCGGTCAGGCGCAGAACCAGCAGCAGGGCCAGAACCCGCAGGAGTCCCAGAACCAGGGCACCCGACAGCGACGGGGCGGGCAGCACCGCGACGAGCAGCAGTCGGGCCGCCAGGACCAGGGCCAGTCGGGCCGCGACAACCAGGGCCGCGAGAACCAGGGCCGCGACAACCAGGGTCGCGACAACCAGGGCCGCGACAACCAGGGACGTGATCAGCAGGGCGGCCGCGGTCGCGGTCGCGACCAGCAGGGCGGCGATTCCGGTAACCCCCGCAACCAGGGCAACCAGGGCAACCAGGGCGGAGACAGCGGCCCGCGGGGCGACGGTCAGAACCGTGACGACGACGACGGGAGCGGCCGCGGTCGGCGGAGCCGCCGGCGGCGCGAGCGCAACCGCGGTGGTGGCGGTGGCCGTCCGCAGGAGGGCGAGACCGAGGTGCGGGACGACGACGTCCTCCAACCGGTCGCGGGCATCCTCGACGTCCTGGACAACTACGCGTTCGTCCGTACCTCGGGCTACCTCGCGGGGTCGAACGACGTCTACGTCTCGATGAACATGATCCGCAAGTACGGTCTGCGTCGCGGCGATGCGATCACGGGCGCGGTCAAGATGCCGCGGGACGGTCAGGGTGACGCCCAGAACGACGGGTCCGGCGGCGGCCAGGGCGGGGGTCGCGGCGGCGGTCAGGGTGGGAAGAACAGGGCGAAGTTCAACCCGCTGGCCAGGATCGACTCGGTCAACGGGGGTCCCCCGGAAGACGCGCGCAATCGCCCGGAGTTCGGCAAGCTCACGCCGCTTTACCCCAACCAGCGTCTGCGTCTCGAGACCGAGAAGAACGTCCTCTCGACCCGGGTGATCGATCTGATCATGCCCATCGGCAAGGGCCAGCGGGCGCTCATCGTCTCCCCGCCCAAGGCGGGCAAGACCACGATCCTGCAGAACATCGCCAACTCGATCGCCATCAACAACCCCGAGTGTCATCTCATGGTCGTGCTCGTCGACGAGCGACCCGAGGAGGTGACCGATATGCAGCGTTCGGTCAACGGCGAGGTCATCGCCTCGACCTTCGACCGCCCGCCGTCGGATCACACCCAGGTCGCGGAGCTCGCGATAGAACGCGCCAAGCGACTTGTGGAGATGGGCCAGGACGTCGTGGTCCTCCTCGATTCCATCACCCGGTTGGGTCGCGCCTACAACAACTCCTCTCCCGCCTCGGGTCGCATCCTGTCCGGCGGTGTCGACTCCACCGCGCTCTACCCGCCCAAGCGGTTCCTGGGAGCGGCACGCAACATCGAGAACGGTGGCTCCCTCACCATCATCTCCACCGCGATGGTCGAGACGGGGTCCGCCGGTGACACGGTGATCTTCGAGGAGTTCAAGGGCACCGGTAACGCGGAACTCAAGCTGGACCGGCGCATCGCTGAGCGGCGCGTCTTCCCCGCGGTCGACGTGGGGCCCTCGGGCACCCGCAAGGAGGAGCTCTTGATGACGCCGGAGGAGGCCGGTGTCATGCACAAGCTGCGGAGGGTGCTGTCGGGCCTCGACTCGCATCAGGCGATCGACCTGCTGATGTCGCAGCTGCGCAAGACCAACACCAACTACGAATTCCTCCTGCAGGTGGCAAAGACGACTCCGACCCTGCCGCAGGACGAGGAGTGA
- a CDS encoding AMP-binding protein, which translates to MFGTMLETPLLVSRILDHAAERHSSSTVTGFVGDMVPRTSRFDVIAARAAATAHALTDLGVGGGDVVAVLSGSRPEVIESMFAIPSMGAAVLSLNVFRSRSFLLAALRDNDVSVLLVDPELLPRALDVIDDLEHAPHLVVFDDEVHGDTTAPSGDRHGGQLHALETLLDGRPTTFPWPELDERTAAALAYTSGTTGLSKAVAFTHRSIWLHSMQMCMAESAALRSGDSVLTTVPMHHVLSWGLPYAAFMTGASIITARPRPGQAMHSGRELAELLATFRPNKVATTPASLQRLLRHLENHPQPLGHLSEVLVGGSPVPEALFDAFVTRHGVTIMQAYGLTESSPIATFARADPHSSATHRRAQILGQGRFPAGVDARIVESGRVLPNDGWSVGELQIRGPWVTARYLGDDATDRFVDGWLRTGDMATISPRGYLDVVDRVDDIIASGGELISSVELEHAVLRDDRVADAAVIGVPDERWGNRPMVLVHLKPGASATARALWDSLEGHVDLWKRPDHWAFVDDIPRTSVGKYDKRAIRSLHAEGAYRVTTISPGSAT; encoded by the coding sequence ATGTTCGGAACGATGCTCGAGACCCCGTTGCTCGTGTCGCGGATCCTCGACCACGCCGCGGAGCGACACTCGAGCTCCACTGTCACCGGTTTCGTCGGCGACATGGTGCCGAGGACCTCCCGGTTCGACGTGATCGCGGCCCGGGCCGCGGCCACTGCGCACGCCCTGACAGATCTCGGTGTGGGTGGCGGCGACGTGGTGGCCGTCCTGTCCGGCAGCCGCCCCGAGGTCATCGAGTCGATGTTCGCGATCCCGTCGATGGGCGCGGCGGTTCTCTCGCTCAACGTCTTCCGATCCCGGTCGTTCCTGCTCGCCGCGCTGCGCGACAACGACGTCTCGGTGCTGCTGGTCGATCCGGAGTTGCTGCCCCGCGCACTCGATGTGATCGACGATCTGGAGCACGCACCCCACCTCGTCGTGTTCGATGACGAGGTTCACGGGGACACCACAGCGCCGTCCGGGGACCGACACGGCGGGCAGCTCCACGCCCTCGAGACACTCCTCGACGGGCGACCGACCACCTTCCCGTGGCCTGAGCTCGACGAACGCACCGCCGCCGCGCTCGCATACACCTCCGGCACGACGGGCCTGTCGAAAGCGGTGGCGTTCACGCACCGGTCGATCTGGCTTCACTCCATGCAGATGTGCATGGCCGAGAGTGCCGCGCTCCGTAGTGGGGACAGCGTCCTGACGACCGTGCCGATGCACCACGTGCTGTCCTGGGGACTGCCGTACGCGGCCTTCATGACCGGGGCCAGCATCATCACCGCCCGGCCGCGGCCGGGTCAGGCCATGCACTCCGGACGCGAGCTGGCGGAGCTACTGGCCACGTTCAGGCCCAACAAGGTCGCGACGACGCCGGCCTCGCTCCAACGCCTCCTGCGACACCTGGAGAACCACCCGCAGCCACTGGGCCACCTGAGCGAGGTCCTGGTCGGCGGCTCTCCGGTGCCGGAGGCGCTGTTCGACGCCTTCGTCACCCGGCACGGGGTCACCATCATGCAGGCCTACGGCCTCACGGAGTCCAGCCCGATCGCCACCTTCGCCCGCGCCGATCCCCACTCCTCGGCGACCCATCGCCGGGCCCAGATCCTCGGACAGGGCCGGTTTCCCGCCGGGGTCGACGCCCGGATCGTCGAGTCCGGACGAGTCCTTCCGAACGACGGGTGGTCCGTCGGCGAACTCCAGATCAGGGGCCCGTGGGTCACCGCTCGCTATCTGGGCGACGACGCCACCGACCGGTTCGTCGACGGGTGGCTGCGCACCGGGGACATGGCCACCATCTCCCCGCGGGGCTACCTCGACGTGGTCGACCGGGTGGACGACATCATCGCCTCGGGAGGCGAGCTGATCTCCTCGGTGGAACTCGAGCACGCCGTCCTCCGGGACGATCGGGTGGCCGATGCAGCGGTGATCGGGGTGCCGGACGAACGCTGGGGCAACCGCCCTATGGTCCTGGTCCACCTCAAACCCGGCGCGTCGGCCACCGCCCGGGCCCTCTGGGACTCACTCGAGGGCCACGTCGACCTGTGGAAACGACCGGATCACTGGGCCTTCGTCGACGACATCCCGCGCACGTCGGTGGGAAAGTACGACAAGCGGGCCATCCGTTCGCTGCACGCCGAGGGGGCCTATCGGGTCACCACCATCTCGCCCGGCTCCGCCACCTGA
- the lysA gene encoding diaminopimelate decarboxylase: MSAHPAGSRHEFPHAPGIGERPTDAGRVMALDPAVWPRGAGRRDDGVVEFAGVAADDLAAEYGTPLFVIDEDDFRSRCREMAEAFGGADRVHYASKAFLCTEVARWVAEEGLSLDVASGGELAVALRADFPPARITVHGNNKSADELRLAVRSGVGHVVLDSMSEIALLDRIAAEEGVVQDVFIRVTVGVEAHTHEFIATAHEDQKFGFSLAGGAAMAAVRGVFDAPHIRLTGLHSHIGSQIFDVDGFELAARRVIGLLRDIVDEFGAERTAQLDHLDLGGGLGISYVPTDDPPPVAHLATALREIVDGFSADVGLAPPTLVVEPGRAIAGPGTVTLYEVGVVKDVDLAGGERRRYISVDGGMSDNIRTALYDAEYDARLVGRASTAAPVVARLVGKHCESGDVVVRDLWMPEDTGAGDLVAVAATGAYCYSMSSRYNLIGRPAVVAVRDGRARLVLRRETLDDLTSLEVGQ; this comes from the coding sequence GTGAGCGCGCACCCGGCCGGGTCCCGACACGAGTTCCCGCACGCGCCCGGTATCGGGGAGCGTCCCACCGACGCGGGGCGGGTCATGGCCCTGGACCCGGCGGTCTGGCCGCGCGGCGCGGGTCGACGCGACGACGGTGTGGTGGAGTTCGCCGGGGTGGCCGCGGATGACCTGGCGGCCGAGTACGGGACCCCGTTGTTCGTGATCGACGAGGACGATTTCCGCTCCCGGTGCCGCGAGATGGCGGAGGCCTTCGGTGGCGCGGACCGGGTCCATTACGCGTCCAAGGCGTTCCTCTGTACCGAGGTGGCGCGCTGGGTGGCGGAGGAGGGACTGAGCCTCGACGTCGCCTCGGGTGGCGAGCTCGCGGTGGCCCTGCGCGCCGACTTCCCGCCCGCCCGGATCACGGTGCACGGCAACAACAAGTCCGCCGACGAACTGCGGCTCGCCGTCCGCAGCGGGGTCGGGCACGTCGTCCTCGACTCGATGTCCGAGATCGCGCTCCTGGATCGCATCGCCGCCGAGGAGGGGGTGGTCCAGGACGTCTTCATCCGGGTGACGGTGGGCGTCGAGGCGCATACCCACGAGTTCATCGCCACCGCGCACGAGGACCAGAAGTTCGGGTTCTCGCTCGCGGGCGGCGCGGCCATGGCCGCCGTCCGCGGGGTGTTCGACGCACCGCACATCCGGCTCACCGGACTCCACAGCCACATCGGCTCCCAGATCTTCGACGTCGACGGCTTCGAACTCGCCGCGCGTCGCGTGATCGGGCTCCTGCGCGACATCGTCGACGAGTTCGGGGCCGAACGCACGGCCCAGCTCGATCATCTCGACCTGGGTGGCGGCCTGGGCATCAGCTACGTCCCGACCGACGACCCGCCCCCGGTGGCGCACCTGGCCACCGCACTGAGGGAGATCGTCGACGGGTTCTCGGCGGACGTCGGGCTCGCGCCCCCCACGTTGGTCGTCGAACCCGGCCGCGCGATCGCCGGACCCGGCACGGTCACCCTGTACGAGGTCGGCGTGGTCAAGGACGTCGACCTCGCCGGCGGGGAGAGACGTCGCTACATCAGCGTCGACGGCGGGATGAGCGACAACATCCGGACCGCGCTCTACGACGCCGAGTACGACGCCCGCCTGGTGGGCCGCGCGTCGACCGCCGCCCCCGTCGTGGCCAGACTCGTGGGCAAACACTGCGAGAGCGGTGACGTGGTGGTCCGCGACCTGTGGATGCCAGAGGACACCGGGGCAGGGGATCTGGTGGCCGTCGCGGCGACCGGCGCCTACTGCTATTCGATGTCCAGTCGGTACAACCTGATCGGCCGGCCCGCTGTGGTCGCGGTCCGTGACGGACGGGCACGCCTGGTGCTCCGGCGTGAAACCCTGGACGATCTGACGAGCCTGGAGGTGGGACAGTGA
- the thrB gene encoding homoserine kinase, whose product MSAVSGAGPEVFGSSGGRILPVGCSVTVEVPASSANLGPGFDALGVALGLYDTITVTTIASGLELEVSGEGAGQVPADASHLVAKAVEAGLRAGGTGAPGVRISCTNAIPHSRGLGSSASAAVGGLVAANGLMGQVLTDEHLVQLASEFEGHPDNAAASVLGGVVVSWTERSATAVTYRAVRMEVDPTIVATVLVPSETSSTAQTRGLLPEKVPHEDAAFNASRAALMSVALASHPEFLLAATEDRLHQSYRAPALVGTTEWIARLRDRGLAATVSGAGPTVLVLGTSPLPTDLRADAEARGWQVLDLEIAEGARVLAAQ is encoded by the coding sequence ATGAGCGCCGTGAGCGGCGCCGGCCCGGAGGTCTTCGGCAGCTCCGGGGGACGCATCCTGCCGGTCGGCTGCTCGGTCACCGTCGAGGTGCCCGCCTCCAGCGCCAACCTCGGGCCGGGATTCGACGCCCTCGGTGTGGCGCTGGGCCTGTACGACACCATCACGGTGACGACGATCGCCTCGGGCCTGGAACTCGAGGTCTCGGGGGAGGGGGCGGGGCAGGTCCCTGCAGACGCCTCACACCTCGTCGCCAAGGCGGTGGAAGCCGGTCTGCGTGCCGGTGGCACGGGCGCGCCCGGGGTCAGGATCTCCTGTACCAACGCGATCCCGCACTCCCGGGGTCTCGGTTCCTCCGCGTCGGCGGCGGTGGGGGGATTGGTCGCGGCGAACGGGCTGATGGGTCAGGTGTTGACCGACGAGCACCTGGTGCAGCTGGCGAGCGAGTTCGAGGGACATCCCGACAACGCCGCGGCCAGCGTACTCGGTGGGGTGGTGGTCTCGTGGACCGAGAGGTCGGCGACCGCGGTGACCTACCGGGCGGTCCGTATGGAGGTGGACCCGACGATCGTCGCCACCGTGCTGGTGCCGTCCGAGACCTCGTCGACGGCTCAGACGCGCGGTCTGCTCCCGGAGAAGGTGCCCCACGAGGATGCGGCCTTCAACGCCAGTAGAGCCGCCCTGATGTCGGTGGCGCTGGCCTCGCATCCGGAGTTCCTGCTCGCCGCGACCGAGGACCGACTGCACCAGTCCTACCGGGCCCCGGCGCTCGTCGGCACGACGGAGTGGATCGCCCGGCTCAGGGACCGGGGTCTGGCCGCCACGGTCTCCGGAGCAGGACCCACCGTGCTGGTGCTGGGGACCAGCCCGCTGCCGACCGACCTGCGCGCTGACGCCGAGGCGCGGGGGTGGCAGGTTCTGGACCTCGAGATCGCCGAGGGCGCCCGGGTACTCGCCGCGCAGTGA
- a CDS encoding MarR family winged helix-turn-helix transcriptional regulator: MSETRWLTDEEQCMWRRYREVNQLLDLAIERQLQRDASMSQSDYAVLVSLSEADGRGLRARDLGAALGWDRSRVSHQVRRMEARGLVAKGECAEDGRGTIVTLTAAGAEAIARVAPMHVEKVRELLIDVLTKDEIGTLTGIFERVVARIGEVDGITLPR, encoded by the coding sequence ATGAGCGAGACACGCTGGTTGACCGACGAAGAGCAGTGCATGTGGCGCCGGTACAGGGAAGTCAATCAGTTGCTCGACCTCGCGATCGAACGCCAGCTCCAGCGCGACGCGTCGATGTCCCAGTCCGACTACGCGGTGTTGGTCAGTCTCAGCGAGGCGGACGGGCGGGGTCTGCGCGCCCGGGACCTGGGAGCTGCTCTGGGGTGGGATCGCAGCCGCGTGTCACATCAGGTCCGGCGGATGGAAGCCCGGGGACTGGTCGCCAAGGGCGAATGCGCCGAGGACGGCCGGGGCACGATCGTCACCCTGACCGCCGCCGGAGCGGAGGCGATCGCCCGGGTGGCCCCGATGCACGTGGAGAAGGTCCGGGAGCTTCTCATCGACGTTCTCACGAAGGACGAGATCGGCACACTGACCGGAATCTTCGAGCGGGTGGTCGCACGCATCGGTGAGGTCGACGGGATCACCCTGCCCCGCTGA